DNA from Lusitaniella coriacea LEGE 07157:
CTTATCCCAAAGGGAGGAACTATTGGTCGCCACCCACGCCACTTTGCCATCAGATTGTTGGAAGCGAAATTCAAAGTTTTCTTGTCGTTCTTCTGGAATTTTTTCCCATTGCGCGATCGCGCGTTCTCGATCTTCTGGGTGTATCGCTTCCATCCATTTCTGACCGTAAGCTTCTTCTGGCGACAGGTTCGTAATTTCGCACCAAAAGGGATTCACAAAAGTTACCTCTTTTTTCTCATTCGCCTGAAAAATCCCCACTGGCGCATAGTTCGTTAGGGTTCGGTACTGTTCCTCCCGTTCTTGCAAGCTCATGTAGGTATCTCTTAACGCCGCTTCAGCCAGGACGCGATCGCTAATATCCTGGACAATTCCCAATAAATGTTGGGGTTCTCCCGATGGAGAGCGAATCAGCGATACTGTCATGTTTCCCCAAATCACCGAACCATCTTGGCGAATATAGCGATTCTCCATCGAGAAGGTTGTCATCTTGCTCTCTAGGAAGAATTGGGCATAGGCGAGGGCATTTTTGCGATCGTCCTGGTGCAAAATATTGGTATAAAAGCGACCTCGCAGTTCTTCTGGCGAATAGTCAATAAATTCGCAGAAGGTTTGGTTGACGCGGAATAATTTCCCATCGAGGGTACACAAAACAATGCCAACCGCCGCTTGTTCAAAGATGGCGCGAAAGCGATTTTCACTCTCCCGTAGTGCCGTCTCTGTGGCTTTGCGCTCGCTGATGTCGCGCACGAACATTAAAACCTCATCTTTCCCACAAATTCCAATACGAGCTTCGTAGTCCGCTCTCTGGGCGCGATCCCTGCCGGGATCTGCCGACCGCAGCCCGCGCAACGAATACTCGCACCGTTGTACCTGCTGGGTTTTCAGCGCGCGATCAATCTGATTCTCGATCTGTTGAGCGACATCTGGAGGAAACATCTCTTCAGGCTTTTTCCCTAACAATTCCCCTTGAGGAAGAGGGGGTTCAAAGGTGTTTGCCACTTTACAATCGATCGACGTTCGATCTTTTTTAAAGCGCAACATCATATCGGGAATGGTATTTAAAATAGCGCGATTTGTGGCTTTGCTTTCTTCAAGTGTTTGTTCTAATTTTTTGAATTCTGTAATATCTTCTACAAACCCCATAATATATTGAGGGATGCCCGCCTCATCAAAAATAGGGACTTTTTTTGTCAGTAGCGTTCGCCCTTCTACCCCTTCTGTTTCCTGGAATTTTTGAGTCACTTCAACACACTGATGCTGCTCCAACACTTTTCGATCTTGAGTTAAAAAAGATTCGGCAATATCCTCAGAAAATACCTCGCGATCGGTTTTCCCGATTAATTCTTCTTGAGGACATCCTAAAAACGCTTCTCCCGATCGACTGAGATCGATGAATTTCAATTCTTTCGCATCTTTAAGAAAAATAGCGCTCGGATTATACTCGAATATTGAAGTCAGAAGCCTTTGACATTGACACAAGCTGAGTGCTTCTAACTGACACATCCAAGATCCTTCTTTCTCTTTCTCTTCGCTTGTTTTCTTGGATTTTTGTCGTTCTTCGAGAGTAACTGATTCGCAATTTTGTTTCATCAATCTCTCTAGCTTTTTCCGATCGCTAACATCCTGACAAATGAAAATTACTTTTTTGTCCTCTATTGATATCCTTTTTGTGCAAATGAGTAATGAATGTTTTTGGTTTTCCTTATCTTCAATCTCTGACTCAAAACTTTGCCATTCTTCTGTATTGAATAATTGCTCGATTGCGAAACGATCGTCCTTGATTAGAAAATAAATATCGCTCGATGCTCTAAATTCAGCAGGAGAATATCCCCAGTGAGATTCGATATTAGGACTCGCAAATGTAAACTCTCCAACCTCATTTACGATTAAAATAATATCAGAAAGCTTATCCAGAATAAGGGGCAAATTTTGCACTAAGGTTTTCGACTGAAGCTCAAGATTTTCATTCTGTTTGTGAGACTGAGACTCTAGTGAAGAGGGAGAGTTGGCTGGCGGGGATTTGTCATCAAAATTCATTTTTTTTATAAATCCTTGTCCAGATACTGCGTAGTATGTCCCGAATTTATGGCGAGGATGCTTTCAAAACAGATATTCAAACGGTCTGCTTTTCTCAACAACCAAACGGGGAAAACCTATAATCCAGGAGCTAACTCATAAATTGCCCTGAATACCCAGAAACACGCAGATACTTCATATTAGTTTATCCCAATTTTATTCTAACCATCAGTTGCTTGTACCAATTTTTGCTAACAATGCACTCAATCTCACCCAAATTGCGAGTTATTATCTTAATCCCTAGCGATTGGGAGTATCTCAATTAGGTACATAAGTACTTTTGATCAGTATTTAAAGATTTTTTGTTCGAGTGTTTAAAGTCTTGTTACATTTTTTACGAATATGTGAAGTTGCATAAGTGAGATGTTACCTAGCGATCTCCCTAAATCCCCCTCGCGGGTTTTATTCAGTCCAACATTATGAAAAATTGGTATGAAGATTGTATTTTCTTCGGTCACTCAGATTAAATGTCGTCTAGCGAACAATATTGAGTCATTTCGAGACAAAGCTATCTTTACTGCTCATCTGTAGATCGATTCAAATTCAGATTCTTTAACCCAATCCATAAATTACAATTAAGAAAAATCCGATCTTACATAACAAAAAGCTTATGCCGCAGTTTATAACAACATGGCTCATTACCGCGATCGCGCTACTGATTACCGCTTATATCGTACCGGGCTTAACGATTAATAGCATTCCCGCTTCAATTATTGGCGCAGCAGTTTTTGGGATTGTCAATGCGATTGTTAAACCGATTCTCATTCTTTTAACGCTACCGCTAACAATTTTGAGCTTGGGATTATTTCTATTGGCTATCAATGCCATTTGCTTTGGGTTAGTGGGCTATTTAACGACTGGATTTACCGTCAGTGGCTTTTTCCCTGCCTTATTTGGTTCTATTGTGTTGTCGTTGGTTTCTAGCCTTATCCATTGGCTCTTTTTCAACAATTCTGTTGAAGAGTAATCTGTTGAGGTCTAACTCTGAATTGAATAACCTCTTGGAGTCACCATCCAATTTTCATACTTGCGAGTGCTGCAATTTCCGATCGCGACTGTGGTTAGCATATCGATGGGGTGTTGCAGCATTTCTGCAAGGGTGGTGAGCGTCACATTTTCATCGGGACGATACGCCGAACGAACGATCGCAACGGGGGTGTTGGGATCGCGATGTTGTAGAAAAATGGTTTGAGCCGTCACGATTTGTTGGGTGCGTTTTCGCGATCGCGGGTTATACAAAACTGTCACAAAATCTGCTGCTGCTGCGACATTTAAGCGTTTTTTTATAACTTCCCAAGGCGTTAACAGATCGCTCAAACTAATCGCGCAAAAATCGTGCATCAAAGGCGCACCCACCAAAGATGCCGCAGCTTGCAGGGCGCTGATGCCGGGAAACACCCGAACAGCAGGAGTTTTGCCATCCCACCCGATTGCCAGAAGTTCTTCGAGAACCAGTCCCGCCATACCGTAAATACCGCAATCTCCAGAAGAGACGACAGCCACAGAAAGTCCCCACTGCGCTAGCTCAATGGCACGCTGCGCCCGTTGTTGTTCCTGGGTAATGGGACTCGCTTCAATAATTTGTCCGGGACGATATAGGGGTTTAAGGGAGTCGAGATAAAGGGTGTAGCCAATAACAGCATCCGCTTGATTCACTGCACTTTGGGCGGCGGGGGTCATTTGATCGAGCTGTCCGGGACCCATCCCCACGAGCCAAAGTTGCCCGGATCGCCCGGTATATTCGCGCTCGGCTTGGGCAATGGCAAGGGTAACGGCAGACTCCCCTTCCGCTTTAAAGATGCGTTTGGGAGCGAGGAGGGTATCGCTCTGGGCGGCGAGGAGTGCGGCGGCTTCTGCCACGCTGGGGGTTCCCACAGCATCCCGAACGATGAGCGAGGGATTGGGAACTTCAATGAGAGCTAGACTTTCGGGGGAAAAGGTTTTGAGGGGTAAGTTTCGGTCTTGGCAAACTTGCAAGAGTCCGGGTTCGTCAGCTTTGAGATCGAGGGTGGCAATGCCTACAATTGCACGATCTGAGAGGCGATCGCGCCCTAGGGTTTCTGAGATCGCGCGATCGATGAATTGCGCTGAGGCTCCCCGCTCGCAGCCGATGCCGAGCCACAATACCCTGGGATGCCATTGCGCGATAGAGGCATTGGGAACGGGAGGGCATTCTCGATGGCTAATCCAGAGGGTTGAGACGTTGGAATCGATGGGGTTGGTTATGGGTTGAAGGGCGAATTTTTCTTGCTGTTCTGGGGGGAGGTGTTGGTGCCAAAGGGTAGAACCGACTTCTTGAAAAACGTTCAGGGTTTCACCGCGCGCGATCGCGCTACTCACTGCCGTCCAATCCCCCGTACCGCGCTGCCATCCCCAAGGTTTGCCCAAAACATCAATTCCCGGCAAATCCAAACTTGCCGAGGCTCCCGTGAGAATAGCGGTTGCTCCCAACTGAGCGGCAATGCCTTGAGTGAGGCGATCTCCACCACCTTGATGCGCTCCGGATAAGCTGATAACAAATTTTCCCGCGCGATCGAGAACGATAACCGCCGGATCGCGGGTTTTATCCCCCAACAACGGCGCAATCAGCCGCACCACTGCCCCGGTTGCCATACAAAAAATCAGGGCGCGGTGACTGCCCCAGAGGTCTGCCAACTGCTGTTTGAGGGGTTGGCGATAAATCTGAATTCCTTCGACAGTGCTTAAGGCTTCGGGACCCCAAAGCGTTCCGCCACAGGATTGACAAAGGGGTTGGAGAATTTTTACGGCTGCTGGGGTTGTCGCGATCGCGGCAAGGGGTTGAAATTCTTTAAAAGGGGTCACTTCAGTTATCAGTCATCAGCGCCTAACGGCGAGGGCAGAGGGCAGAGGGCAGAAGGGGCAAACCTGCGCCGACAGAGAAAGTGAAAAACTTGGCTCTTGGGAAGTACAACAAGACTCTATCCAACTGAAGAAGCGCTATACCGCCTCAAGAAGGACGAGGATTCTAAGGTTTCTTCAAAATCGTGAGTGTCTATTTCAATCGATTAACCGCGATCGGTTTTACTTTTCGCGTAACTCAGATTCTTTTGATACTCGTCAACTTTTTCCCGCGCAACCTCGTAGTTAGAATTATTGCTCGGCACTGCACCCATAAAAGCGATGGCTTTTTGCCAATGGGTGGCGACGGTATTCCAATCTTCTGGGGATTTCGCAGTTTGGGTCAACTCAGCAGCGCGCATGGCGTTATTCACCGCTTCTCGGAACGCATCAATTGAAGTACCAAGCTTGCTTTGGGCGTAATCTAAATTCTTTTGATACTCGCCAACTTTTTCCCGCGCGACTGCATAATCTTTGTGGGAAGAGGGAACTCGCTTCATCAGCGCGATCGCGGTTTGCCAATTATCCGCCACAAGCTGCCATTCCGCTTGGGATTGAGCATTTTGGGTAAGAACGGCAGCACTCATTGCTTTATTCACCGCCGAACGGAATGCCTCTTCATCTGAAACTTTGGGCGCTACTGTCGCAGAAAGACTTTTAATCCTTGGGTTCAAGGCAATTGAGTTGGATTCGGAGCGCCCTTTCCACCGCGCTAATCCTTCTACGGTGGCAATCCCCAAGCCAAAAGGAACCAAACACAACAAAAGAGCTGCCGCAATTTGGTTGCGAGAGATGCCGCGATTTTTCGAGGGGAGCGCCCGTACCGATTCCTTCTCCTCACCAGGGAGTTCGGGGGTTTCTTCTATCTCCGCCTCTGCCATAAACTCAGCCGTTTCTTCCGTTGCGGAAAAATCGTCTTTTAGGGGTAGGGGGGGCAAGTCTAGGTCGTCGGAATCTTGAAGGTTTACAGTTCCAGCGTGCTTACTAATGTTTTCTTGCAACCAAGCTTCAAACAATTCGTCGAGCAATCGCTGACGCATTTTCCCATCGAATTGTGCCGGAATATAACGCTCTAAGCGAACGATCACCAACCATTTATCAACGCGAATCGGAGGGGAGAGTTGACCCGGTTGGCTGACTTTGAGGACTTGTGCGAGTTTGGGATGCAGGTTGTTGAGTTCGATGGGGCCCACTAAACCGTTGGTGTGGGCTTCGGGGCCTTGGGAATACTGGCTGGCGAGTTTGGCGAAAGATTCTTCCCCTTCTTGGAGGCGGAAATAGAGTTCCTGAATGACTTCCACATCTTCGCTTTGAATGAGGGAGAAGAGGACGCGATCGAGTTGTTCTTGGCAATTGAGGAAGGTTGATTCGACCCGATCTCCCCAGGTGGATTCCTTGAATTTTTCCAACTTGAGTTGCCTGGGCGCTCGCAGTTGGATGTGTTGCGAGGGAGTCCCATAATTTTCTGGCTGTTGGGCGATTTTGTTACAATACCCCTCCAGTTCTTCAGAAGAGTATTCGATGGACGCGATCGCCTGTTCGATGAAAAACTCTCGCAGCAGTTGAGGAAGAAGCTGAGAGGATTTTAGTAAAGATACAAATTGCTCGGCAGCAATTTTTTGATTTCCAACTTGGAGAATAGCACTCATGTCACGCCAGGGAAATTAGGGATAACAAAATCAATACGGATGGAACCAGTCTAAATTTAGCTCAACTTTACACCCTAGCCCACCCAAATTGTAGAATTTAACATTACATAGTTTATAGTAAACAGACCAATCCGCCGATCGCGCTTTTGCAATCGACAAAAATTTTTCCATTTCATGGAGGGCAGGGGAGTCATGCCTTTAGCACAAAAAATAGGCTTGAATGGGTTGCGTTGACGAGAGTGAGAGCAGAAAGTTCCCCAATTTGGTATTCAGGATTGAGAACAATGAAATTAAAAGTGCCTAGTATTGCCTGTGACAATTGTGTAGCGGGGATCGAGCGGGAAATCCGCGATCGCGATCCTAACGCTAAAGTTGAGGGGGATGTCTCTCAAAAAATTCTTACCATCGAGACGGAAATGACCGAAGCGGCGGTTAAAGAAGCGATTGTGGCTGCCGGACACGAGGTTGGCTAAAGTGGAAACTTGAAAGTTACACAGCGCTCAACGATGGACGCATCAATCTTGTGATTGAGAATAATTCAGCAGGTGCGAGCAAAGTTTGCTACCTTGTGCATATTTAAGCGTGCAGGAGGAATTAATCGTGCTGAGTTGGGACACTGGCTCGAATTTAACCACACCATCGGATCCCCATTTCCGCTTGTCTGATACGGTTTGTCAGCGGGCGTGGGTGGAAATCGACCGTGGTGCGTTGATTCATAATGTCCGACAATTAAAAGGGTTGTTGCGTCCCGAAACTGCTTTGATGGCGGTGGTTAAAGCAGATGCTTACGGTCACGGGGCAATTGCCGTGGCGGAAACGGTTTTGGAAGCAGGGGCGACTTGGCTTGCGGTGGCGACGCTGCAAGAGGGCATTCAGTTGCGAGAGGCGGGGATTGCGTCGCCGATTTTGGTTTTGGGGGCGATTAATACTCCTGGTGAGGTGGACGCGATCGCGCGCTGGCAGTTACAATCCACTCTCTGCAATGCTCAACAAGCTTTGATGTTTGCCGAGGTGTTAGCCCAACGCCAACAAACCCTAACGGTACATCTCAATTTGGATACGGGAATGTCGCGGTTGGGAACTCCTTGGCAGGATGCAACCGCGTTTGTTCGACTCGTCGCGCAACTTCCCTCCCTAAAATTAGGGGGAATTTATTCTCATTTTGCCACCGCCGACGATCCCGACCCCACTGTAATGAATTTACAACAGGAATACTTTGGGCGCGCGATCGCGCAGATCCAAGCCGAAGGAATTTCTCTTCCCCTCCTCCACATTGCTAACTCTGCTGCAACTTTACGAGATTGCGCTTTCCATTACGATCTGGTGCGCGTCGGTTTAGCCCTCTACGGTTTGTATCCCTCACCCCATCTCCGTCCCACCATTGACCTCAAGCCCGTTCTCCAGGTCAAAGCCAGGGTTGCACAGGTCAAAACCATTGCCGCCGGAACCGGAATCAGCTACGGCTATAAATACATTGCCGATCGCGATATGCGCCTTGCTGTGGTGGGAATTGGCTATGCAGATGGGGTTCCTCGCAATCTATCCAATCGCCTTCAAGTCAGCGTTCGCGGTCAACGCATTCCTCAAGTGGGGGCGATTACAATGGATCAACTCATGCTTGATGTCACTGCCATTCCCGACCTGCAACCGGGGGAAGTAGTAACGTTGATTGGAACCGATGAAGAACAAGTCATTTCCGCCGATGATTGGGCAGAATCTTTAAACACCATTTCCTGGGAAATTCTCTGTGGTTTTAAGCATCGACTGCCGAGGATTTTCGTTAATTAGGACAACACTCTCAACATACAAGACCG
Protein-coding regions in this window:
- a CDS encoding PAS domain S-box protein, encoding MNFDDKSPPANSPSSLESQSHKQNENLELQSKTLVQNLPLILDKLSDIILIVNEVGEFTFASPNIESHWGYSPAEFRASSDIYFLIKDDRFAIEQLFNTEEWQSFESEIEDKENQKHSLLICTKRISIEDKKVIFICQDVSDRKKLERLMKQNCESVTLEERQKSKKTSEEKEKEGSWMCQLEALSLCQCQRLLTSIFEYNPSAIFLKDAKELKFIDLSRSGEAFLGCPQEELIGKTDREVFSEDIAESFLTQDRKVLEQHQCVEVTQKFQETEGVEGRTLLTKKVPIFDEAGIPQYIMGFVEDITEFKKLEQTLEESKATNRAILNTIPDMMLRFKKDRTSIDCKVANTFEPPLPQGELLGKKPEEMFPPDVAQQIENQIDRALKTQQVQRCEYSLRGLRSADPGRDRAQRADYEARIGICGKDEVLMFVRDISERKATETALRESENRFRAIFEQAAVGIVLCTLDGKLFRVNQTFCEFIDYSPEELRGRFYTNILHQDDRKNALAYAQFFLESKMTTFSMENRYIRQDGSVIWGNMTVSLIRSPSGEPQHLLGIVQDISDRVLAEAALRDTYMSLQEREEQYRTLTNYAPVGIFQANEKKEVTFVNPFWCEITNLSPEEAYGQKWMEAIHPEDRERAIAQWEKIPEERQENFEFRFQQSDGKVAWVATNSSSLWDKEGGYQGEIGTLIEITDRKQAEANLWLHSEQEHLINAIAQRIGHSLNLNKIINTTVQEVRQFLNCDRVIVYRFDPDLSGVVIAESKHQPWKTSLGDTIHDPCFTPDMARAYQNGRIQVMPDLDSVKLEPCYRNLLAQFQVKANLVVPILQGEKLWGLLIAHHCATPRQWQESEIKFLKQIATQVGIATQQSQLYEQLKRANHELHRMATIDGLTKIANRRCFDAYLKAEWRRTLRDRAFLSLILCDIDYFKNYNDTYRHQAGDRCLQQVATAIRDAIRRAPDFVARYGGEEFVAILPHTDREGALVVAETIRQAVKDLNIPHRASEISDRVTLSVGVATLIPSEQSSPQTLIDNADRALYLAKDQGRDRVVCF
- a CDS encoding phage holin family protein, coding for MPQFITTWLITAIALLITAYIVPGLTINSIPASIIGAAVFGIVNAIVKPILILLTLPLTILSLGLFLLAINAICFGLVGYLTTGFTVSGFFPALFGSIVLSLVSSLIHWLFFNNSVEE
- the cobJ gene encoding precorrin-3B C(17)-methyltransferase; this encodes MTPFKEFQPLAAIATTPAAVKILQPLCQSCGGTLWGPEALSTVEGIQIYRQPLKQQLADLWGSHRALIFCMATGAVVRLIAPLLGDKTRDPAVIVLDRAGKFVISLSGAHQGGGDRLTQGIAAQLGATAILTGASASLDLPGIDVLGKPWGWQRGTGDWTAVSSAIARGETLNVFQEVGSTLWHQHLPPEQQEKFALQPITNPIDSNVSTLWISHRECPPVPNASIAQWHPRVLWLGIGCERGASAQFIDRAISETLGRDRLSDRAIVGIATLDLKADEPGLLQVCQDRNLPLKTFSPESLALIEVPNPSLIVRDAVGTPSVAEAAALLAAQSDTLLAPKRIFKAEGESAVTLAIAQAEREYTGRSGQLWLVGMGPGQLDQMTPAAQSAVNQADAVIGYTLYLDSLKPLYRPGQIIEASPITQEQQRAQRAIELAQWGLSVAVVSSGDCGIYGMAGLVLEELLAIGWDGKTPAVRVFPGISALQAAASLVGAPLMHDFCAISLSDLLTPWEVIKKRLNVAAAADFVTVLYNPRSRKRTQQIVTAQTIFLQHRDPNTPVAIVRSAYRPDENVTLTTLAEMLQHPIDMLTTVAIGNCSTRKYENWMVTPRGYSIQS
- a CDS encoding peptidylprolyl isomerase → MSAILQVGNQKIAAEQFVSLLKSSQLLPQLLREFFIEQAIASIEYSSEELEGYCNKIAQQPENYGTPSQHIQLRAPRQLKLEKFKESTWGDRVESTFLNCQEQLDRVLFSLIQSEDVEVIQELYFRLQEGEESFAKLASQYSQGPEAHTNGLVGPIELNNLHPKLAQVLKVSQPGQLSPPIRVDKWLVIVRLERYIPAQFDGKMRQRLLDELFEAWLQENISKHAGTVNLQDSDDLDLPPLPLKDDFSATEETAEFMAEAEIEETPELPGEEKESVRALPSKNRGISRNQIAAALLLCLVPFGLGIATVEGLARWKGRSESNSIALNPRIKSLSATVAPKVSDEEAFRSAVNKAMSAAVLTQNAQSQAEWQLVADNWQTAIALMKRVPSSHKDYAVAREKVGEYQKNLDYAQSKLGTSIDAFREAVNNAMRAAELTQTAKSPEDWNTVATHWQKAIAFMGAVPSNNSNYEVAREKVDEYQKNLSYAKSKTDRG
- a CDS encoding heavy-metal-associated domain-containing protein produces the protein MKLKVPSIACDNCVAGIEREIRDRDPNAKVEGDVSQKILTIETEMTEAAVKEAIVAAGHEVG
- the alr gene encoding alanine racemase gives rise to the protein MSDTVCQRAWVEIDRGALIHNVRQLKGLLRPETALMAVVKADAYGHGAIAVAETVLEAGATWLAVATLQEGIQLREAGIASPILVLGAINTPGEVDAIARWQLQSTLCNAQQALMFAEVLAQRQQTLTVHLNLDTGMSRLGTPWQDATAFVRLVAQLPSLKLGGIYSHFATADDPDPTVMNLQQEYFGRAIAQIQAEGISLPLLHIANSAATLRDCAFHYDLVRVGLALYGLYPSPHLRPTIDLKPVLQVKARVAQVKTIAAGTGISYGYKYIADRDMRLAVVGIGYADGVPRNLSNRLQVSVRGQRIPQVGAITMDQLMLDVTAIPDLQPGEVVTLIGTDEEQVISADDWAESLNTISWEILCGFKHRLPRIFVN